The DNA sequence TTGCTCGTCGCCCGTGACGTAGCCGACGAGTCGCGCATCTCCCGGCGAGTCTTCGCGCACCAGCGCCACGGCCTCGCGCACGCCGGGGCAGGCGCGCAGCGCGGACTCCACTTCGCCCAGCTCGATTCGGAAGCCCCGCAGCTTCACCTGGAAGTCGAGCCGGCCCAGGTACTCCACCGTCCCGTCCTCCAACCACCGCGCCTTGTCTCCCGTGCGGTACAGCCGCGCTCCCGCCGTCTGGCTGAAGGCGTCCGGCACGAAGCGCTCCGCCGTCAACTCGGGCCGCGCCCAGTAGCCGCGCCCCACCTGCACGCCGCCGATGTACAGCTCTCCCGGCACGCCCACTGGCACCGGCCGCCCTCGCCCGTCCAGCACGTACAGCGTCGTGTTGGCGATGGGCTTTCCAATGGGGACGCGCCGCAGGGCCTCGCCTCGCGGGCAGGTCCAGGCGCTGACGTCCACCGCGGCCTCCGTCGGGCCGTAGAGGTTGTGCACCTCCACGCCCGGCAGTCGCTCCTGCGTGCGCCGCACCGACTCCACCGGCAGCGCCTCGCCGCTGCACACCACCCGCTTCAGCGACGGCAACCGCTCCGCCCCGGGCTCCTCCACGAAGGCGCGCAGCATGGAGGGCACGAAGTGCACCGTGGTGACGCGCTGCTCGGCCATCAGCCGCGCGAGGTAGGCCGGCTCCTGGTGGCCTCCCGGACGCGCCACCACCAA is a window from the Myxococcaceae bacterium JPH2 genome containing:
- a CDS encoding amino acid adenylation domain-containing protein, with protein sequence DAQANQLAHQLRAWGVGPESRVGVCLERSAQLVVTLLGVLKAGGAYVPLEPSYPRERLKGMVEDTGATVVVTQRALEGLVTDTSARVLRWDADASLLSAQPRTPVRALAGPDSLAYVLFTSGSTGRPKGAMNAHRGVVNRLRWMQHEYGLTAEDAVLQKTPFSFDVSVWEFFWPLMTGARLVVARPGGHQEPAYLARLMAEQRVTTVHFVPSMLRAFVEEPGAERLPSLKRVVCSGEALPVESVRRTQERLPGVEVHNLYGPTEAAVDVSAWTCPRGEALRRVPIGKPIANTTLYVLDGRGRPVPVGVPGELYIGGVQVGRGYWARPELTAERFVPDAFSQTAGARLYRTGDKARWLEDGTVEYLGRLDFQVKLRGFRIELGEVESALRACPGVREAVALVREDSPGDARLVGYVTGDEQAQDSAALRAFLQQRLPEHMVPSVFMRLDALPLTTSGKLNRAALPAPDLT